In Musa acuminata AAA Group cultivar baxijiao chromosome BXJ3-9, Cavendish_Baxijiao_AAA, whole genome shotgun sequence, a single genomic region encodes these proteins:
- the LOC135649011 gene encoding BTB/POZ domain-containing protein At1g30440-like, protein MACKKLGSKADAFQRQGQAWFCTTGLPSDIIVEVSEMSFHLHKFPLLSKSALLEKLIEESSDEEDGCVVKLCDMPGGDKAFELVAKFCYGVKFELTASNVVFLRCAAEYLQMTEEIAEGNLIAQTEIFLSQVVLRGWKDSIKVLQTCDNLLPHAENLQIIKRCIDSLAVKACTDPNLFGWPMMEHGAMQSPGGSVLWNGISTGARPRNCSSDWWYEDASSLSLPLYKRLISVMESRGIRQEVVAGSVTSYAKKYLPGISRRHSLAPVALTAAPSEEEQRHLLEEIVGLLPLQKGVTSTKILFGLLRTGMILRANPTCISNLEKRIGLQLDQANLEDLLLPNFSYSMETLYNIDCVQRILEHFLAMDQAADGASPNLVDDEQLIGSPSLAPITTVAKLIDGYLAEVAPDINLKLPKFQNLAGAVPDYARPLDDGLYRAIDIYLKAHPWLNEAEREQLCRLMDCQKLSLEACTHAAQNERLPLRVVVQVLFFEQLQLRTSIAGCLLVSDNLDVSRPLRSGLVGSGDGGGWASTVRENQVLKEGMDSMRMRVYELEKECTSMRQEIEKLGRGKSKWSTVSKKFGFKLKSQMCSAQEESVSDHQQTGSSTIEKLPAKLTKH, encoded by the exons ATGGCCTGCAAGAAGCTGGGATCAAAAGCTGATGCCTTTCAACGACAAGGGCAAGCCTG GTTCTGCACTACTGGGCTTCCAAGTGATATTATTGTTGAAGTTAGCGAGATGTCCTTCCATCTGCATAAG TTTCCTCTTCTGTCAAAGAGTGCTCTCTTGGAAAAGCTTATTGAGGAGAGCTCTGATGAAGAAGATGGTTGTGTAGTGAAGTTATGTGATATGCCTGGTGGGGATAAAGCATTTGAACTAGTAGCTAAGTTCTGTTACGGTGTTAAGTTCGAACTCACTGCCTCAAATGTTGTTTTCCTGCGCTGTGCTGCTGAATATCTTCAAATGACAGAGGAAATAGCAGAGGGCAATTTGATTGCCCAAACAGAGATATTTCTTAGCCAAGTTGTTCTTCGTGGCTGGAAAGATTCAATAAAAGTGCTCCAAACCTGTGATAATCTTCTCCCTCATGCTGAAAATCTTCAGATCATTAAGAGATGCATCGATTCTTTAGCAGTTAAAGCTTGTACAGATCCCAATCTCTTTGGTTGGCCTATGATGGAGCATGGTGCAATGCAAAGCCCAGGCGGGAGTGTTTTGTGGAACGGAATAAGTACGGGAGCCAGACCTAGAAACTGCAGTTCTGATTGGTGGTATGAAGATGCATCTTCGTTGAGTCTTCCCTTGTATAAGAGGTTGATCTCAGTCATGGAATCTCGAGGTATCAGACAAGAGGTCGTAGCAGGCTCCGTGACATCTTATGCCAAAAAGTATCTGCCTGGAATTAGTAGGCGTCACAGTCTGGCTCCTGTAGCTCTGACTGCTGCACCATCTGAAGAAGAACAGAGACATCTTCTCGAAGAGATTGTGGGCTTGTTGCCTTTACAAAAGGGTGTTACATCAACTAAAATTTTATTTGGACTTCTTCGTACTGGCATGATTCTGCGAGCTAATCCAACTTGCATTTCCAACTTGGAGAAAAGGATAGGACTGCAGCTAGACCAGGCAAATTTGGAAGATCTACTTCTGCCGAACTTCTCATATTCTATGGAGACACTCTACAACATCGACTGTGTTCAACGAATTCTAGAGCACTTCTTAGCCATGGATCAAGCTGCTGATGGGGCATCTCCTAATTTGGTTGATGATGAGCAGTTAATTGGTTCGCCTTCTCTTGCACCCATTACTACTGTTGCCAAGCTAATTGATGGGTATCTAGCAGAAGTTGCACCAGATATCAACTTGAAGCTTCCAAAGTTTCAAAATCTGGCTGGTGCAGTACCTGATTATGCACGACCACTGGATGATGGACTGTATCGTGCTATTGACATCTATTTAAAG GCACACCCATGGCTCAATGAAGCCGAAAGGGAACAGCTCTGCAGGCTGATGGACTGCCAGAAACTCTCCCTAGAAGCCTGCACTCATGCTGCACAAAACGAAAGGCTCCCGTTACGAGTAGTGGTTCAAGTTCTTTTCTTCGAGCAACTTCAACTGAGGACCTCGATTGCTGGTTGCTTGCTTGTTTCCGATAACCTTGATGTCTCACGGCCTCTGAGGAGCGGTCTGGTGGGTTCAGGAGATGGTGGTGGGTGGGCAAGCACTGTGAGGGAAAACCAAGTCTTGAAGGAGGGAATGGATAGCATGAGGATGAGGGTGTATGAGCTCGAAAAGGAGTGCACAAGCATGAGACAGGAGATCGAGAAGTTGGGACGTGGGAAGAGCAAGTGGAGTACTGTTTCAAAGAAGTTTGGATTTAAGCTCAAGTCCCAGATGTGCAGTGCCCAAGAGGAGTCTGTAAGCGATCATCAGCAAACCGGAAGCAGCACCATTGAAAAGTTGCCAGCTAAGCTCACTAAACACTAG